From one Phytohabitans houttuyneae genomic stretch:
- a CDS encoding cobalamin-independent methionine synthase II family protein, with the protein MSLPTEPIGSIPRSPALLAGIADHAAGRIDKSSLDGLYDEALRDTIGTLESLGSPVVTDGEQTKPSFVTYPLAGLDNLAPDGAVIPFADGHTRQLPRLAAGPFRYAAHCGDYLRAARRHATVPVKQAVIAPSALSLLYPQDGIAGYSRDEFLDDLVDEAEADIRGALDAGAHTVQLDFTEGRLSIKLDPSGGVLESFVALNNRVLDRFTEVERARIGVHTCPGGDQDSTHSLDVDYTALLPHLFAIHAGVFYVQLASEPDPDRVLAAIATHLRPDQRVFVGVTDPIDPVVESPALVRDRVLRAAEHLPPDRLGTCDDCGFAPFGDDTSTSRDVAFAKVRARIEGTALASEALGT; encoded by the coding sequence ATGAGCCTCCCGACGGAACCCATCGGAAGCATCCCTCGATCCCCCGCCCTCCTCGCCGGCATCGCCGACCACGCGGCCGGCCGCATCGACAAAAGCTCGCTGGACGGCCTGTACGACGAGGCGCTGCGCGACACCATCGGGACACTGGAGTCCCTCGGCTCCCCGGTTGTCACGGATGGCGAGCAGACCAAGCCGTCCTTCGTGACCTACCCCCTCGCCGGGCTCGACAACCTGGCACCGGACGGCGCCGTCATCCCCTTCGCCGACGGACACACCCGCCAGCTGCCCAGGCTGGCCGCGGGCCCCTTCCGCTACGCGGCACACTGCGGCGACTACCTGCGGGCCGCGCGCAGGCACGCCACGGTGCCGGTGAAGCAGGCGGTCATCGCGCCGTCGGCACTGAGCCTGCTCTACCCGCAGGACGGCATCGCCGGCTACAGCCGGGACGAGTTCCTCGACGACCTCGTCGACGAGGCGGAGGCCGACATCCGCGGCGCGCTCGACGCGGGCGCCCACACCGTCCAGCTCGACTTCACCGAGGGGCGGCTCTCCATCAAGCTCGACCCGTCCGGCGGCGTGCTGGAGTCCTTCGTCGCGCTCAACAACCGGGTGCTCGACCGCTTCACCGAGGTCGAACGCGCCCGCATCGGCGTACACACCTGCCCCGGCGGCGACCAGGACTCCACGCACAGCCTCGACGTGGACTACACCGCCCTGCTGCCCCACCTGTTCGCCATCCACGCGGGCGTCTTCTACGTGCAGCTCGCCAGCGAGCCCGACCCCGACCGGGTGCTCGCCGCCATCGCCACCCACCTGCGGCCGGACCAGCGCGTCTTCGTCGGCGTGACCGACCCGATCGACCCTGTCGTGGAGTCGCCGGCGCTGGTGCGCGACCGCGTGCTCCGGGCCGCCGAGCACCTTCCGCCGGACCGGCTGGGCACCTGCGACGACTGCGGGTTCGCCCCGTTCGGCGACGACACCTCCACGTCCCGGGACGTCGCCTTCGCCAAGGTGCGCGCGCGGATCGAAGGCACCGCGCTGGCCAGCGAGGCCCTCGGGACCTAA
- the lipA gene encoding lipoyl synthase translates to MRDHSERRLRSVTIAPEGRRLLRIEARNAETPIERKPPWIKVKAKMGPEYTELRGLVQREGLHTVCQEAGCPNIYECWEDREATFLIGGDQCTRRCDFCQIDTGKPAEFDADEPRRVGESVATMGLRYATVTGVARDDLPDGGAWLYAETVRQIHKLQPGCGVELLIPDFNGDPVQLGEVFDARPEVLAHNVETVPRIFKRIRPAFRYERSLDVLTRARADGLVTKSNLILGLGEERHEISQALRDLHAAGCELVTITQYLRPTPRHHPVERWVKPEEFVELKEEAEQIGFAGVMSGPLVRSSYRAGRLYQQALDARAA, encoded by the coding sequence ATGCGCGACCACAGCGAGCGTAGGCTCAGATCTGTGACCATCGCTCCAGAGGGACGGCGCCTGCTGCGCATCGAGGCGCGCAACGCCGAGACGCCGATCGAGCGCAAGCCGCCGTGGATCAAGGTCAAGGCCAAGATGGGCCCGGAGTACACCGAGCTTCGTGGCCTGGTTCAGCGTGAAGGCTTGCACACCGTCTGTCAGGAGGCCGGCTGCCCCAACATCTACGAGTGTTGGGAAGACCGCGAGGCCACCTTCCTCATCGGCGGCGATCAGTGCACCCGGCGGTGCGACTTCTGCCAGATCGACACGGGCAAGCCGGCTGAGTTCGACGCCGACGAGCCGCGCCGCGTCGGCGAGTCGGTCGCCACGATGGGCCTGCGCTACGCGACGGTCACCGGCGTGGCGCGCGACGACCTTCCGGACGGCGGCGCCTGGCTCTACGCGGAGACGGTCCGCCAGATCCACAAGCTCCAGCCCGGCTGCGGCGTCGAGCTGCTGATCCCCGACTTCAACGGCGACCCCGTCCAGCTCGGCGAGGTCTTCGACGCCCGGCCCGAGGTGCTCGCGCACAACGTCGAGACGGTGCCGCGCATCTTCAAGCGGATCCGCCCGGCCTTCCGCTACGAGCGTTCGCTCGACGTGCTCACCCGCGCCCGCGCCGACGGCCTGGTGACGAAGTCCAACCTGATCCTCGGCCTCGGCGAGGAGCGCCACGAGATCTCCCAGGCCCTGCGCGACCTCCACGCCGCCGGTTGCGAGCTGGTGACCATCACGCAGTACCTGCGGCCCACGCCCCGCCACCACCCGGTGGAGCGGTGGGTCAAGCCGGAGGAGTTCGTGGAGCTGAAGGAGGAGGCCGAGCAGATCGGCTTCGCCGGCGTCATGAGCGGTCCGCTGGTCCGCTCCTCGTACCGCGCCGGTCGCCTCTACCAGCAGGCACTGGACGCCCGCGCCGCCTGA
- the aspS gene encoding aspartate--tRNA(Asn) ligase has translation MQRILSTQLPARIGEPVRLAGWVHRRRLLKSVAFLILRDRAGLSQVVVTDPGVRAEVEAVGEETAVEVTGKAVANPAAPAGVEVVEPLVRVLGAPAQPPPFDLFRPELGATLPTQLDHASLSLRHATRATALRHSAAAAAGFRSTLDGLGFVEVHTPKIVASSTESGANVFSIDYFGRPAFLAQSPQFYKQMMVGVFERVYEVGPVFRAEPHETGRHLAQYTSLDAELGFVEDHRDVMAVLTEVIRGMVGATGLPAAMPAEFPAVHFTEALKIAGAAQDSGSGPADLAPADERAVGEWALREHGSDFVFVTGYPMAKRPFYTHPDPARPGYTNGFDLLFRGVELVTGGQRLHRYEDYVAALAARGEPLAPYESYVETFRHGMPPHGGFAIGLERFVARLTGATNVREVTAFPRDRHRLAP, from the coding sequence ATGCAACGCATCCTTTCCACCCAGCTCCCCGCCCGGATCGGCGAGCCCGTGCGGCTCGCCGGGTGGGTGCACCGCCGCCGGCTGCTGAAGTCGGTGGCGTTCCTGATCCTGCGGGACCGCGCCGGGCTCAGCCAGGTCGTGGTCACCGACCCCGGTGTCCGCGCCGAGGTCGAGGCCGTCGGGGAGGAGACCGCCGTCGAGGTCACCGGCAAGGCCGTAGCGAACCCGGCGGCGCCCGCCGGGGTCGAGGTGGTCGAGCCTTTGGTACGGGTACTCGGCGCGCCTGCCCAGCCGCCACCGTTCGACCTCTTCCGGCCCGAACTCGGTGCGACCCTGCCGACGCAGCTCGACCACGCGTCACTGTCGTTGCGCCACGCCACTCGCGCCACCGCGCTGCGCCACTCGGCGGCGGCCGCGGCCGGCTTCCGGTCCACACTGGACGGCCTGGGCTTCGTGGAGGTGCACACCCCGAAGATCGTGGCCAGCTCCACCGAGAGCGGGGCCAACGTGTTCTCGATCGACTACTTTGGACGCCCTGCGTTTCTGGCCCAGTCGCCGCAGTTCTACAAGCAGATGATGGTGGGCGTTTTCGAGCGCGTGTACGAGGTGGGGCCGGTCTTCCGCGCCGAGCCGCACGAGACCGGGCGGCACCTGGCCCAGTACACGTCGCTCGACGCCGAACTCGGCTTCGTCGAGGACCACCGGGACGTCATGGCCGTACTGACCGAGGTGATCCGCGGCATGGTCGGCGCGACCGGCCTGCCCGCCGCGATGCCGGCCGAGTTTCCCGCCGTGCACTTCACCGAGGCGCTGAAGATCGCCGGCGCCGCGCAGGACTCGGGCTCCGGCCCGGCCGACCTGGCGCCCGCGGACGAGCGTGCGGTCGGGGAGTGGGCCTTACGCGAGCACGGTTCGGACTTCGTGTTCGTCACCGGCTACCCGATGGCGAAGCGCCCCTTCTACACGCACCCGGACCCGGCGCGTCCCGGCTACACGAACGGTTTCGACCTGCTCTTCCGCGGCGTCGAGCTGGTCACCGGCGGGCAGCGGCTGCACCGGTACGAGGACTACGTGGCGGCGCTGGCCGCGCGGGGCGAGCCGCTCGCGCCGTACGAGTCCTATGTGGAAACCTTCCGCCACGGGATGCCGCCGCACGGCGGGTTTGCGATAGGGCTGGAGCGCTTTGTGGCCCGGCTCACCGGCGCGACGAACGTGCGTGAGGTGACGGCGTTTCCGCGCGACCGCCATCGGCTGGCGCCGTAG
- a CDS encoding cupin domain-containing protein, producing MSVHGVVVRPGEGRTFAYAGQPMRVLAETQGFAVVEMTVPPRFAGPVPHRHHGFDEGIHVLSGTLLLTYGTDDPVEATAGAFCLTPRGVRHTFANPTDEPAQVLGLWSPGPAGLAFMADVGALIPPGGAPDPAEVAAVYAAHDSDLLP from the coding sequence GTGAGCGTTCACGGGGTGGTGGTGCGGCCCGGCGAGGGGCGCACGTTCGCGTACGCGGGGCAGCCGATGCGGGTGCTCGCCGAGACACAGGGCTTCGCGGTCGTGGAGATGACCGTGCCGCCGCGCTTCGCCGGGCCGGTGCCGCACCGGCACCACGGCTTCGACGAGGGCATCCACGTGCTCAGCGGCACGCTCCTGCTGACGTATGGCACCGACGACCCGGTCGAGGCGACGGCGGGGGCGTTCTGCCTCACCCCGCGTGGCGTGCGTCACACGTTCGCCAACCCGACCGACGAGCCGGCCCAGGTGCTCGGACTGTGGTCACCCGGGCCGGCCGGCCTCGCGTTCATGGCGGACGTCGGCGCGCTCATCCCGCCGGGCGGTGCACCCGATCCGGCCGAGGTGGCCGCTGTGTACGCCGCCCACGACAGCGACCTGCTGCCCTGA
- the lipB gene encoding lipoyl(octanoyl) transferase LipB encodes MTSALTGLRHRNLGRIDYLAAWDEQRRLHEAVASGAEPGTVLLLEHPSVYTAGKRTEPFDRPVDGTPVIDVDRGGKITWHGPGQVVGYPILKLPDPIDVVAYVRRTEQLLIDVCAEFGLATTRIEGRSGAWVRADDKGPDRKVGAIGIRVSQGVTQHGFALNCDCDLSVFDRIVPCGIRDAGVSSLSAELGRQITVADVFPVVERHLDTLLAE; translated from the coding sequence GTGACTAGCGCACTCACCGGGCTGCGGCACCGGAATCTCGGCCGGATCGACTATCTGGCGGCGTGGGACGAGCAGCGGCGGCTGCACGAGGCCGTCGCCTCCGGTGCGGAGCCGGGCACCGTGCTCCTGCTCGAGCACCCCAGCGTGTATACGGCCGGCAAGCGCACCGAGCCGTTCGACCGCCCGGTGGACGGGACGCCGGTCATCGACGTCGACCGCGGCGGCAAGATCACGTGGCACGGGCCGGGGCAGGTGGTCGGTTACCCGATCCTCAAGCTGCCCGACCCCATCGACGTGGTGGCCTACGTGCGCCGCACCGAGCAGTTGCTGATCGACGTGTGCGCCGAGTTCGGACTGGCGACGACGCGGATCGAGGGGCGCAGCGGCGCGTGGGTGCGGGCCGACGACAAAGGGCCTGACCGCAAGGTCGGCGCGATCGGCATCCGGGTGTCGCAGGGCGTGACCCAGCACGGCTTCGCGCTCAACTGCGACTGTGACCTGTCCGTCTTCGACCGCATCGTGCCGTGCGGCATCCGCGACGCGGGCGTCAGCTCGCTCAGCGCCGAGCTCGGCCGGCAGATCACTGTCGCCGACGTCTTCCCGGTGGTGGAGCGCCACCTCGACACCCTGCTCGCCGAGTGA
- a CDS encoding DUF2079 domain-containing protein, with the protein MTLTEPVAAPADPPAASRRRPDLVVATLALGLAVLVTAGLWADPNHRTIKVNSSDQALFEWLLAYGAHALTHAENPLFTHLMNVPDGVNLAVNTSITVYAVVFAPLTLLAGPQWSFVVILTLNLAATAFAWYLLLSRSFRLPVLAAAVGGLFCGFAPGMVSHANAHLNWTAGWLVPLIVWRVFALREPDRWRRNGLILGVLVAVAFSIAAEGLFFTALACGVFLGVWGLSQRAEARAALPQFLRGLAVTAGAAVVLLSYPLWLHFFGPQRFHGTGFDPKVHNEDLAAFAAFPERSLAGVAGLDTGLAPNPTEENSFFGLPLLLLTVACFVLLWRRADHGRRAMLRALAVTAGVFSVLSLGPELKVDERLTGIPLPYAALGAMPIFNAALPARLALVAIPLVGLVLAYALAALGPRPAPAWLGAFAVALLPLVPVPLHTSVYEPVPRFITSGTWREYVSDGGVLAPVPPTSDVLPDGQRWQTYALAHRQGEFRIPAGFFLGPGGPDGKGRIGPVPRPSAELLFEVARTGVVPPITDADRAAAREDLRYWGAEAVVLADRVHGAKFPAHPEALLRATTELLGPPQRVDDVWLWRAA; encoded by the coding sequence GTGACGCTGACCGAGCCCGTGGCCGCGCCCGCCGACCCGCCGGCCGCCTCGCGACGCCGCCCGGACCTTGTCGTCGCGACCCTCGCGCTCGGGCTCGCCGTGCTGGTCACCGCGGGCCTGTGGGCGGATCCCAACCACCGCACCATCAAGGTCAACTCCAGCGACCAGGCGCTGTTCGAGTGGCTGCTGGCCTACGGCGCGCACGCGCTCACCCACGCCGAAAACCCGCTCTTCACCCACCTGATGAACGTCCCCGACGGGGTAAACCTCGCGGTCAACACCTCGATCACCGTGTACGCGGTCGTGTTCGCACCGCTCACGCTGCTGGCCGGGCCACAGTGGTCGTTCGTCGTGATCCTCACGCTCAACCTGGCCGCGACCGCGTTCGCCTGGTACCTGCTGCTCTCCCGCTCCTTCCGGCTGCCGGTGCTCGCCGCGGCGGTCGGCGGCCTCTTCTGCGGCTTCGCGCCCGGCATGGTCTCGCACGCCAACGCCCACCTCAACTGGACCGCCGGCTGGCTGGTGCCGCTGATCGTGTGGCGGGTGTTCGCACTCCGCGAGCCGGACCGGTGGCGGCGCAACGGGCTGATCCTCGGCGTGCTCGTGGCGGTCGCGTTCTCGATCGCCGCCGAAGGGCTCTTCTTCACCGCGCTGGCGTGCGGGGTGTTCCTCGGCGTGTGGGGGCTGTCCCAGCGTGCCGAGGCGCGCGCCGCCCTGCCGCAGTTCCTGCGCGGGCTGGCCGTCACCGCGGGCGCGGCCGTCGTGCTGCTCTCGTACCCGCTGTGGCTGCACTTCTTCGGCCCGCAGCGCTTTCACGGCACCGGCTTCGACCCGAAGGTGCACAACGAGGACCTGGCCGCGTTCGCGGCGTTTCCGGAGCGGTCGCTGGCCGGCGTGGCCGGGCTGGACACCGGCCTCGCACCCAACCCGACCGAGGAAAACTCGTTCTTCGGCCTGCCGCTGCTCCTGCTCACGGTCGCCTGCTTCGTGCTGCTGTGGCGCCGCGCGGACCACGGCCGCCGGGCGATGCTGCGCGCGCTGGCCGTCACCGCCGGGGTGTTCTCCGTGCTGTCCCTCGGACCGGAGCTCAAGGTCGACGAGCGGCTGACCGGGATCCCGCTGCCGTACGCCGCGCTCGGCGCCATGCCCATCTTCAACGCCGCGCTGCCGGCGCGGCTCGCGCTCGTGGCGATCCCGCTGGTCGGGCTCGTGCTCGCGTACGCGCTGGCCGCCCTGGGGCCACGGCCGGCGCCGGCCTGGCTGGGCGCCTTCGCCGTCGCGCTGCTGCCGCTCGTGCCGGTGCCGCTGCACACCTCGGTGTACGAGCCGGTCCCCCGTTTCATCACGTCCGGCACCTGGCGCGAGTACGTCAGCGACGGCGGAGTGCTCGCCCCCGTCCCGCCCACGTCGGACGTGCTGCCGGACGGGCAGCGCTGGCAGACCTACGCGCTGGCGCACCGGCAGGGCGAGTTCCGCATCCCGGCCGGCTTCTTCCTCGGCCCCGGCGGCCCGGACGGCAAGGGCCGGATCGGACCGGTCCCCCGTCCCTCCGCCGAGCTGCTCTTCGAGGTGGCCCGCACCGGCGTCGTGCCGCCCATCACGGACGCCGACCGCGCGGCGGCCCGCGAAGACCTGCGCTACTGGGGCGCGGAGGCCGTGGTGCTCGCCGACCGGGTACACGGCGCGAAGTTTCCCGCCCATCCGGAAGCCTTGCTGCGCGCCACGACCGAGCTGCTGGGCCCGCCACAGCGCGTCGACGACGTGTGGCTCTGGCGCGCGGCCTAG
- a CDS encoding ATP-binding protein, translated as MKIALVGKGGSGKTTLAALFARHLAGGGAPLLAIDADINQHLAAALGAAEDEAVLLPALGDHLPDIKEYLRGTNPRISSAAAMVKTTPPGPGSRLLSITGDNPIYDALVREVGGIRLAVTGPFATEDLGVACYHSKVGAVELLLNHLVDGAGEYVVVDMTAGADSFASGLFTRFDATFLVCEPTLRSVGVYRQYVGYARDFGVRVHVVGNKVDDESDVDFLRAHVGDDLLTWVGRSAYVKAAERGRPQPLSALEIANRDALDTMRESVDACPKDWATYTRQAVEFHLRNATAWANDKVGEDLADQVDPEFVLGPHAMAR; from the coding sequence GTGAAAATCGCCCTGGTCGGGAAGGGCGGCAGCGGCAAGACCACGCTGGCCGCCCTCTTCGCCCGCCATCTGGCTGGCGGTGGTGCGCCGCTGCTCGCCATCGACGCGGACATCAACCAGCACCTGGCCGCCGCGCTCGGCGCCGCCGAGGACGAGGCGGTGCTGCTGCCCGCGCTCGGCGACCACCTGCCCGACATCAAGGAATACCTGCGCGGGACCAACCCCCGCATCTCCTCGGCCGCGGCCATGGTCAAGACCACGCCGCCCGGCCCGGGCTCCCGGCTGCTGTCGATCACCGGTGACAACCCGATCTACGACGCGCTGGTCCGCGAGGTGGGCGGCATCCGGCTGGCGGTGACCGGCCCGTTCGCGACCGAGGATCTTGGCGTGGCCTGCTACCACTCCAAGGTCGGCGCGGTCGAGCTGCTGCTCAACCACCTTGTCGACGGCGCCGGGGAGTACGTCGTGGTGGACATGACCGCCGGCGCCGACTCGTTCGCGTCCGGGCTGTTCACCCGCTTCGACGCCACGTTCCTGGTGTGTGAGCCGACGCTGCGCAGCGTCGGGGTGTACCGGCAGTACGTCGGCTACGCGCGGGACTTCGGCGTACGTGTCCACGTGGTGGGCAACAAGGTCGACGACGAGTCCGATGTGGACTTCCTTCGCGCGCACGTCGGCGACGACCTGCTGACCTGGGTGGGGCGCTCGGCGTACGTCAAGGCGGCCGAGCGGGGCCGCCCGCAGCCGCTCTCCGCGCTGGAGATCGCTAACCGTGACGCTCTGGACACGATGCGTGAATCAGTCGATGCTTGTCCGAAGGACTGGGCCACCTACACCCGGCAGGCGGTGGAGTTCCATCTGCGCAACGCGACCGCCTGGGCCAACGACAAAGTGGGCGAGGATCTCGCCGACCAGGTCGATCCGGAGTTCGTGCTCGGGCCACACGCGATGGCCCGCTGA
- a CDS encoding SCO5389 family protein translates to MSLDVPAALLERAESGQVDDAEFVACVRESLPYAWAVVSDVAARSATTTAEFADHAVPPPSEKERGQLLRALASDAIRGGLERHFGVKLAFQNCHRVAAFRLSAVGGETYQDFISPVAQLRNQSPELRDC, encoded by the coding sequence ATGTCCCTCGACGTACCCGCCGCCCTGCTGGAGCGCGCCGAGAGCGGCCAGGTCGACGACGCCGAGTTCGTCGCGTGCGTGCGCGAGTCACTGCCGTACGCCTGGGCGGTCGTCTCCGACGTCGCCGCCCGCTCGGCCACGACGACCGCGGAGTTCGCCGACCACGCCGTGCCGCCGCCGAGCGAAAAGGAGCGCGGCCAGCTGCTGCGCGCCCTCGCCAGCGACGCGATCCGGGGCGGGCTGGAGCGGCACTTCGGCGTGAAGCTCGCGTTCCAGAACTGCCACCGGGTGGCCGCGTTCAGGCTGTCCGCGGTCGGCGGCGAGACGTACCAGGACTTCATCTCGCCGGTGGCCCAGCTCCGCAACCAGTCGCCCGAGCTGCGTGACTGCTGA
- a CDS encoding LLM class flavin-dependent oxidoreductase, translating into MTADLFLLSAHGAAATVDYAVAAEAAGFAGVWLAEHHFIEYGRCPSATALAGVILGRTSRLVVGTAACVLSNRHPVALGEEAVLLDEASGGRFRLGVGRGGPWADLEVFGTGLSRYEHGFAESLDVLLDWVSGRATVSATGRHFTFREVAVVPRPPRPLPVWVAATSPSTVDIAAARGLPLLLGVHDDPAALLDRYGPSDVEHAVARLVALGESQAAAEGRLRRTLRPWLATTRGYLRLDGAPPRDTDAYAEHLIRTSPIGTPAAVAEGLLATGAARVLLMVEAAGDRAATLDLIATLGAEVLPLLSGRGARLPARLVRPAAET; encoded by the coding sequence GTGACTGCTGATCTCTTCCTGCTCAGCGCGCATGGCGCCGCGGCGACCGTGGATTACGCGGTCGCCGCGGAGGCCGCCGGCTTCGCCGGGGTCTGGCTCGCCGAGCACCACTTCATCGAGTACGGGCGCTGCCCTTCCGCCACCGCGCTGGCCGGCGTGATCCTGGGCCGCACCAGCCGCCTTGTCGTGGGCACCGCCGCGTGCGTGCTCTCCAACCGCCATCCGGTCGCGCTCGGCGAGGAGGCGGTGCTGCTGGACGAGGCGTCCGGCGGCCGCTTCCGGCTCGGCGTCGGCCGCGGCGGACCCTGGGCCGACCTGGAGGTGTTCGGCACCGGCCTGTCCCGGTACGAGCACGGCTTCGCCGAGTCGCTGGACGTCCTGCTCGACTGGGTGTCCGGCCGCGCCACCGTGAGCGCCACGGGACGCCACTTCACCTTCCGCGAGGTGGCCGTCGTACCCAGGCCGCCCCGCCCGCTGCCGGTGTGGGTCGCCGCCACCTCACCGTCGACGGTGGACATCGCGGCCGCGCGCGGGCTGCCGCTGCTGCTCGGCGTGCACGACGACCCGGCCGCGCTGCTCGACCGATATGGACCGTCTGATGTGGAGCACGCCGTGGCGCGGCTCGTGGCGCTGGGGGAGAGCCAGGCCGCCGCCGAGGGCCGGCTCCGCCGCACGTTGCGGCCGTGGTTGGCCACCACGCGGGGGTACCTGCGGCTCGACGGCGCGCCGCCCCGCGACACCGACGCGTACGCCGAGCACCTGATCCGCACCAGCCCGATCGGCACGCCCGCCGCGGTCGCCGAAGGGCTGCTGGCCACCGGTGCGGCGCGGGTGCTGCTGATGGTCGAGGCGGCCGGCGACCGGGCCGCCACCCTGGACCTGATCGCGACCCTGGGTGCGGAGGTCCTGCCGCTGCTCAGCGGTCGTGGAGCGCGGCTTCCAGCGCGTCTCGTACGGCCGGCTGCCGAAACGTGA
- a CDS encoding TIGR01777 family oxidoreductase, with protein sequence MRVVISGASGFLGQRLAQWLGESGHQVTRLVRRRDAGAGEIPWDPAAGTLDPAALAPHDAVVNLSGAHIGDHRWTERYKRVLIASRVDSTGTLARTLAALPAGGRPATLVNVGGINWYGDTGDTTVDEQSAAGTGFLADLCKVWEAATAPAEEAGVRVVRLRSGTPLHREGGYLKPQMLPFRLGIGGKLGSGRQWMPWVSMVDWLLAVAFVLERDDIAGPVNVVSPEPVRNSEFTKELGAALHRPVIMPLPTPALRIALGEMAPETLASVRARPGVLLDAGFTFRQPAVRDALEAALHDR encoded by the coding sequence ATGCGGGTTGTGATCTCGGGCGCGTCCGGGTTTCTCGGGCAGCGGTTGGCGCAGTGGCTCGGCGAGAGCGGTCACCAGGTCACGCGGCTGGTGCGGCGCAGGGACGCGGGCGCCGGTGAGATCCCCTGGGACCCGGCCGCCGGCACGCTCGACCCCGCCGCGCTCGCGCCGCACGACGCCGTGGTCAACCTCTCCGGCGCGCACATCGGTGACCACCGGTGGACCGAGCGGTACAAGCGGGTGCTGATCGCCAGCCGGGTCGACAGCACCGGCACGCTCGCCCGCACCCTCGCGGCCCTGCCCGCCGGCGGGCGGCCGGCCACTCTTGTCAACGTCGGCGGCATCAACTGGTACGGCGACACCGGCGACACCACCGTCGACGAGCAGTCGGCCGCGGGCACCGGCTTCCTCGCCGACCTCTGCAAGGTGTGGGAGGCGGCCACCGCCCCGGCCGAGGAGGCGGGGGTGCGGGTCGTGCGGCTGCGCAGTGGCACGCCGCTGCACCGCGAAGGCGGCTACCTCAAGCCGCAGATGCTCCCCTTCCGCCTGGGGATCGGCGGCAAGCTGGGCAGCGGGCGGCAGTGGATGCCGTGGGTGTCGATGGTCGACTGGCTGCTTGCGGTCGCGTTCGTGCTGGAGCGGGACGACATCGCCGGTCCGGTCAACGTGGTCTCCCCGGAGCCGGTGCGAAACTCGGAGTTCACGAAGGAGCTCGGCGCGGCGCTGCACCGGCCGGTGATCATGCCGCTCCCCACGCCCGCGCTGCGGATCGCGCTGGGTGAGATGGCGCCGGAGACCCTCGCCAGCGTGCGCGCCCGCCCAGGTGTGCTGCTCGACGCCGGCTTCACGTTTCGGCAGCCGGCCGTACGAGACGCGCTGGAAGCCGCGCTCCACGACCGCTGA